The Hyphomonadaceae bacterium ML37 genome includes a region encoding these proteins:
- a CDS encoding sodium/proline symporter, whose product MSNAAIILTTLIVYKGLLIAIGVWASRRTGTEADYLIGGRTLGPWVAGLSYAATSSSAWVLLGFSGFVFLAGVSALWTLPGVWAGYALLWIVMGRSMRREAAERGHITMADYLSGDAGAAGKRLIGLISAALVVFCFIFYVAAQLQAAGTAMQSYFGLGVAESVLLGTGVVLIYSLLGGFWAISVTDMLQGLVMAFIAVIAPVAAVIAAGGPEAVFAALAADHPGHLDAFGGRAGMIAAGFVLGLSSIGLGTAGQPQLAARVMAVKDDVARRRAFLISISWAVMVFTGMAVLGLAGRTLALGLGPGEHEQLLFAAVATLFPPVMAGVVLAALLSAVMSTVDSVLLSSAAAISHDARVARIFPGREVLIARLVMAALCAAAVVLTLAAPSDIFSRVLFAWNALGAAFGPIILARVFVWRPGAAAVIAAMLAGFGLTVFFNQTGQGPGGLYERLIPWIPPLIILFAARRRTA is encoded by the coding sequence GTGTCCAACGCCGCCATCATCCTGACGACCCTGATCGTCTACAAGGGCCTGCTCATCGCCATCGGGGTATGGGCCAGCCGGCGCACGGGCACGGAAGCCGACTATCTCATTGGCGGGCGCACGCTGGGGCCGTGGGTGGCGGGTCTGTCCTATGCGGCGACCTCGTCCTCGGCCTGGGTGCTCTTGGGCTTTTCAGGGTTTGTGTTCCTGGCCGGGGTGAGCGCGCTGTGGACCCTGCCGGGCGTCTGGGCGGGCTATGCTCTGTTATGGATCGTCATGGGGCGCTCCATGCGGCGCGAAGCGGCCGAACGCGGCCATATCACCATGGCGGATTACCTGTCGGGCGACGCAGGCGCGGCGGGCAAGCGCCTCATCGGGCTGATATCCGCTGCGCTGGTCGTGTTTTGCTTCATCTTCTACGTCGCCGCGCAATTACAGGCCGCCGGCACGGCCATGCAGAGTTATTTCGGGTTGGGCGTGGCCGAATCGGTGCTGCTGGGCACGGGCGTGGTGCTGATCTACTCACTTCTGGGCGGCTTCTGGGCGATTTCCGTGACGGACATGCTTCAGGGCCTGGTGATGGCCTTCATCGCCGTCATAGCACCCGTGGCCGCTGTGATCGCAGCCGGTGGACCTGAGGCGGTGTTTGCGGCTTTGGCCGCCGACCACCCGGGCCATCTCGATGCGTTTGGCGGGCGCGCCGGCATGATCGCTGCGGGTTTTGTCCTCGGCCTGTCCAGCATTGGCCTGGGCACGGCGGGCCAGCCGCAACTGGCCGCGCGGGTAATGGCCGTGAAGGACGATGTGGCGCGCCGGCGCGCGTTTCTCATCTCGATCAGCTGGGCGGTCATGGTGTTCACCGGCATGGCGGTGCTGGGCCTCGCGGGCCGCACGCTGGCGCTGGGGCTTGGCCCCGGCGAGCATGAACAGCTCCTGTTCGCCGCCGTCGCCACCCTGTTTCCCCCCGTCATGGCGGGCGTGGTGCTGGCGGCGCTGCTGTCAGCCGTGATGAGCACGGTGGATTCAGTGCTTTTGAGTTCGGCGGCCGCGATCTCCCACGACGCGCGGGTGGCGCGCATCTTCCCCGGCCGCGAAGTGCTGATCGCGCGCCTGGTGATGGCGGCGCTGTGCGCGGCGGCGGTGGTGCTCACCCTGGCGGCGCCGTCAGACATTTTCAGCCGGGTGCTGTTTGCCTGGAATGCGCTGGGCGCGGCCTTCGGTCCGATCATTCTGGCGCGGGTGTTTGTCTGGCGTCCCGGCGCGGCGGCGGTGATCGCGGCCATGCTCGCAGGCTTCGGCCTCACCGTCTTCTTCAACCAGACCGGTCAGGGGCCGGGCGGGCTGTATGAGCGGCTGATCCCGTGGATCCCGCCGCTCATCATCCTGTTCGCGGCGCGCCGCCGCACGGCCTGA
- a CDS encoding IS5 family transposase (programmed frameshift), with the protein MARFDLSDAEWSIIAPLLPNKPRGVPRTDDRRVLNGIFYILRTGSPWRDLPERYGPYTTVYNRFNRWAKAGVWVSVFNALADQSPESMTFIDSSIIRAHQHAAGRKKGGPDHAIGLSRGGLSTKIHAIVDDQGLPIRLALSQGQAGDKSAGAELISTLRRARHVVADRGYDARALVEQIEAMGATAHIPTQKNCKVQRSVAPHIYRQRNLVERYFCKLKHFRRCATRFEKLARNFLAAIALASARLWIRAYESTT; encoded by the exons ATGGCCCGATTTGATTTGAGTGATGCGGAGTGGTCGATCATCGCGCCGCTCCTGCCGAACAAGCCGCGCGGTGTGCCGCGCACGGACGACCGGCGTGTGCTGAACGGGATTTTCTATATATTGCGGACGGGATCGCCCTGGCGCGATCTGCCGGAGCGCTACGGCCCGTACACGACGGTCTACAACCGCTTCAACCGGTGGGCCAAGGCGGGGGTATGGGTGAGTGTTTTCAATGCTCTGGCCGACCAGTCTCCAGAGTCGATGACCTTTATCGACAGCTCCATCATCCGCGCCCACCAGCACGCCGCAG GGCGGAAAAAAGGGGGTCCGGATCACGCCATCGGTCTCTCTCGCGGGGGACTGAGCACCAAGATCCACGCCATCGTGGACGATCAGGGTCTGCCCATCCGCCTGGCCCTGTCTCAAGGCCAGGCTGGTGACAAGAGCGCCGGCGCCGAGCTGATATCCACCCTGCGCCGCGCCCGCCATGTGGTGGCCGACCGCGGCTACGACGCCCGCGCCCTTGTGGAGCAGATCGAAGCCATGGGCGCCACAGCTCACATCCCGACCCAGAAAAACTGCAAGGTCCAGCGATCGGTCGCGCCGCACATCTATCGCCAACGCAATCTCGTCGAGCGCTACTTCTGCAAACTCAAGCACTTCAGACGATGCGCCACACGATTCGAAAAGCTGGCCAGAAACTTCCTGGCCGCCATCGCACTCGCATCAGCAAGACTCTGGATCAGAGCTTATGAGTCCACGACCTAG